The following coding sequences lie in one Spinacia oleracea cultivar Varoflay chromosome 1, BTI_SOV_V1, whole genome shotgun sequence genomic window:
- the LOC110777172 gene encoding uncharacterized protein: MTNSNDLAAVFRLLAEKLAQERTERPNSAGDMFERLAKVKPPYFKGQADPTFLENWIREFEKLFWVVNCPENMKIGQAVLYLKDEADLWWKENGTRLSVVEGFNWDSFVVALREKFYPPFITKRKAQEFINLGMGSMTIAEYYSKFITLSRFAPEVVATEELKAQRFEQGLTDEIQLGLDGETFTSLDNVREKTTHIYELQSRRDKKNVVGEKRKEFNAGKNQGNFKKSTKVNRNEGGNGNFQQRNNQGHNNSNQSERVHHCKRCNNNHPGKNCKGELVTCNYCQKRGHREYECFTKQKKEQNGNGSENQVRFNQSGRQDSKPGGAQNNQGNYNKPANDNNNQNKTPGKPFLMSRNEAEYSADVVHGTFSINSVLVKTLCDSGATYSFVSSSVVKSLNLVDFE, encoded by the coding sequence ATGACCAACAgtaatgacctagctgctgtctttcgcctcttggcggaaaaactagcccaggaaagaactgagcgccccaatTCTGCAggagacatgtttgaaaggcttgcgaaagttaagccaccatacttcaaggggcaagcagacccgaccttcctagaaaactggattagggagtttgaaaaactattttgggtggtaaactgtcctgaaaatatgaaaataggtcaagctgtcctttacctaaaagatgaggccgatctatggtggaaagagaatggaactaggctaagtgttgttgaaggatttaattgggactcatttgttgttgcattgagggaaaagttttatcctcctttcataacaaaacgaaaagcgcaagaattcataaaccttgggatggggagtatgactATCGCTGAATACTATAGTAAGTTTATAactttgtcgaggtttgcacctgaggtggtagctactgaggagctaaaggctcagaggtttgagcaagggttgaccgatgagattCAGTTGGGATTAgatggagaaacctttacatcccTAGATAATGTGCGTGAGAAAACCACCCATATTTATGAattgcagtctagaagggacaagaaaaatgtggttggggagaaaagaaaagagtttaatgctgggaaaaaccaagggaatttcaagaaaagtacgaaagtgaacaggaatgagggtggaaatggaaattttcaacagaggaacaatcaggggcacaacaatagcaaccaatctgagagagtgcatcaCTGTAAGAGATGCAACAACAACCATCCTGGTAAAAACTGCAAGGGAGAATTAGTGAcatgcaactattgtcagaaaaggggccatagggagtatgagtgcttcaccaagcagaaaaaggaacaaaatggtaatggaagtgaaaatcaagtgaggtttaaccagtctggaagacaagattcaaagcctggaggggcacaaaacaatcaaggaaactataataagcccgcaaatgataacaacaaccagaataagACTCCGGGCAAACCGTTCTTGATGtctagaaatgaagctgaatattctgcagacgtagttcatggtactttttctattaactctgtGCTAGTTAAAACATTATGTGATTCGGGAGCAacttattcttttgtttcgtcatctgttgttaAGAGTCTGAATTTGGTAGATTTTGAgtaa